One Vigna unguiculata cultivar IT97K-499-35 chromosome 11, ASM411807v1, whole genome shotgun sequence DNA window includes the following coding sequences:
- the LOC114168681 gene encoding GDSL esterase/lipase At5g22810-like, which translates to MNKKKAFAEGKLKSMGYSSSFLAFLLLALLLNVTNGQPLVPALFIFGDSVVDVGNNNHKLTVIKANFPPYGRDFENHYPTGRFCNGKLATDFTAEVLGFTSYPPAYLNLNTKGNNLLNGANFASAASGYYEPTAKLYNAIPLSQQLQYYKECQNKLVEAAGQSNASSIITDAIYLVSAGTSDFIQNYYINPLLNKFYTIDQFSDTLLRFYSDFIQSLHALGARRIGVTSLPPIGCLPGAITLFGFSSNECVASLNSDAISFNEKLNTTSNNLQNMLPGLNLVIFDIYQPLYDLVTKPSENGFFEARKACCGTGLIETSILCNRKSIGTCANASEYVFWDSFHPTEAANKVLADSLIAAGISLIS; encoded by the exons ATGAACAAAAAGAAGGCCTTTGctgaagggaaattgaagagtATGGGGTATTCAAGCTCCTTCTtggcttttcttcttcttgcttTGTTGCTTAATGTGACCAATGGCCAGCCTCTGGTACCTGCATTGTTCATATTTGGGGATTCGGTTGTTGATGTGGGCAATAATAATCACAAATTAACTGTTATAAAAGCAAACTTTCCTCCTTATGGAAGAGACTTTGAGAATCACTATCCAACAGGAAGGTTCTGCAATGGAAAGCTTGCCACAGACTTCACAG CTGAAGTTCTTGGATTTACCTCTTATCCCCCAGCTTACCTTAACTTGAACACCAAAGGAAATAACCTCTTGAATGGTGCCAACTTTGCCTCAGCTGCTTCTGGTTACTATGAACCCACAGCCAAACTATAT AATGCAATTCCATTGAGCCAGCAGCTGCAATACTACAAGGAATGCCAGAACAAATTGGTGGAAGCAGCAGGACAATCAAATGCTTCATCAATTATAACTGATGCCATATATCTTGTCAGTGCTGGAACCAGTGATTTCATTCAGAACTACTACATAAATCCTTTGCTTAACAAGTTTTACACAATTGATCAATTCTCAGACACCCTCTTGAGATTCTATTCAGACTTCATCCAG AGTTTACATGCACTGGGAGCAAGGAGGATTGGTGTGACATCATTGCCTCCAATAGGTTGTTTACCTGGAGCCATCACTCTCTTTGGTTTTAGCAGCAACGAATGTGTGGCCAGTTTAAACAGTGATGCAATTAGCTTCAATGAAAAGCTCAACACCACATCTAATAACCTGCAAAACATGCTTCCAGGCCTCAATTTGGTTATCTTTGATATCTACCAACCTCTCTATGACTTGGTCACCAAGCCTTCTGAAAATG GATTTTTTGAAGCAAGGAAGGCTTGTTGTGGAACGGGGTTGATAGAGACATCTATATTATGCAATAGGAAGTCCATAGGAACATGTGCCAATGCATCTGAGTATGTATTCTGGGATAGTTTTCATCCCACAGAAGCTGCTAACAAGGTTTTGGCTGATAGTTTGATTGCTGCTGGAATCTCTCTCATATCCTAA